In one Gemmatimonadota bacterium genomic region, the following are encoded:
- the sufD gene encoding Fe-S cluster assembly protein SufD has translation MIESYVRQFEAAAANGGAKAPDWLKGIRQGAIDGFRQSGFPSTKDEEWRFTSVAPIARGGFVAPAKPGALSLADLAPFLFDHAEWPRLVFVDGRFDSSLSNAATEPGLTVTTISEALAAEPQFMEQHFGRHVRPDETPFTSLNTALARDGVVVRTSPGAEVLVPVHIVFVCSAAADGIVTHPRVLVVAGERSRLQMVESYVSLSDRTRYWTNAVAEVSMGAGSWVEHGRIQRESEAGYHIGFTHVDQARDSHYRSFSLAMGGALARHNLHTRLGAPNTEALLYGLYIGRGDQLIDTHTTIYHDEPNCRSWEVYKGVLDDRAHGVFNGKIFVTPEAQKTDAKQTNRTLLLSDSARVDTKPQLEIFADDVRCTHGATVGNLDPMSAFYCQSRGIPADVARRLLTHAFAAEVLNEVTSEPIRSALNHVVYERLGVAR, from the coding sequence GTGATCGAGAGTTACGTTCGGCAGTTCGAGGCTGCCGCGGCCAACGGTGGAGCCAAGGCGCCGGATTGGTTGAAGGGGATTCGCCAAGGCGCAATCGACGGCTTCCGCCAGTCGGGCTTTCCGTCGACGAAGGACGAAGAGTGGCGTTTCACCTCCGTCGCTCCGATCGCCCGGGGTGGCTTTGTCGCGCCGGCCAAGCCCGGGGCGCTGTCATTGGCCGACCTGGCGCCGTTTCTCTTCGACCACGCCGAGTGGCCCCGGTTGGTCTTCGTCGATGGCCGGTTCGACTCGTCGTTATCCAACGCGGCGACCGAGCCGGGACTGACTGTGACGACGATTTCCGAGGCTCTGGCCGCCGAGCCGCAGTTCATGGAGCAGCACTTCGGCCGGCATGTCCGACCGGATGAGACGCCGTTCACGTCGCTCAACACGGCCTTGGCGCGGGACGGAGTGGTGGTTCGGACCAGTCCCGGCGCCGAGGTCCTGGTACCGGTCCACATCGTGTTCGTCTGCTCCGCGGCGGCTGACGGGATCGTGACGCATCCGCGAGTCTTGGTCGTGGCCGGCGAGCGGTCGCGTTTGCAGATGGTTGAGAGCTATGTCTCGCTCTCGGATCGGACCCGCTATTGGACTAACGCAGTGGCCGAGGTGTCGATGGGGGCCGGATCCTGGGTCGAACATGGCCGGATTCAGCGCGAGAGCGAAGCTGGGTACCACATTGGGTTTACTCACGTCGACCAGGCGCGCGACAGTCACTATCGTTCGTTCTCGCTGGCCATGGGTGGGGCGCTCGCTCGGCACAACCTTCACACCAGGCTCGGCGCACCGAATACCGAGGCCCTGCTGTACGGTTTGTATATTGGCCGGGGCGATCAGCTCATCGATACCCATACGACGATCTACCACGACGAGCCCAATTGTCGGAGTTGGGAGGTCTACAAGGGCGTTCTCGATGACCGGGCGCACGGGGTTTTCAACGGCAAGATTTTCGTGACGCCGGAAGCTCAAAAGACCGATGCCAAGCAGACCAACCGGACCTTACTCCTTTCTGACTCAGCCAGGGTCGATACCAAGCCGCAGCTCGAAATCTTTGCCGATGATGTGAGGTGCACCCACGGTGCCACCGTCGGGAATCTCGATCCGATGTCGGCGTTCTATTGCCAAAGCCGGGGCATCCCCGCCGATGTCGCGCGGCGATTGCTGACCCATGCGTTCGCCGCCGAGGTCCTGAACGAAGTGACCTCCGAACCGATCCGGTCCGCGCTCAATCACGTAGTGTACGAGCGGCTCGGAGTCGCTCGGTAG
- a CDS encoding ABC transporter permease — protein sequence MNKIFAVIRREFVERVRTKAFVIGTLLGPVFFVGMAVVPALLLSRETTGRKVVVIDAGTGEFGAKVTTALAAAKKGSGADAEAKFVLTLVVAGTRAEEVRDSLVRMTGLSNRAEGSIDGIVMVSESGIAKGQASYLGVNVGSPRDMEDLRGILNPVMMTERLQRAGVDPVVALGAVVPLSLETRKVSEGKLTNESGGATFALAYAMGLILYISLLLYGTQVMSSVIEEKSNRIMEILVSSLTPFQLLLGKVVGVGLVSMLQIGVWTTAAKLLRDFQPQIMKAFGVSAAAGGGMPFMLPSMPTDLLVIFLIYFALGFLLYSAAYAAIGSMCTTIQETQQAQMPVMLFIIMGLMSMFALLNEPNGTLARVLSLIPPLAPFVVPVRHSIAPIPIGELLLSIASTVAGLLLIVWMAARIYRVGILSYGKKASAKDLWRWVRAS from the coding sequence ATGAACAAAATATTTGCGGTAATTCGTCGCGAATTTGTGGAGCGGGTTCGCACCAAAGCGTTCGTAATCGGCACGCTGCTTGGCCCAGTCTTCTTTGTCGGGATGGCCGTGGTGCCGGCACTCTTGCTCAGTCGCGAGACGACCGGCCGGAAGGTGGTGGTCATCGATGCGGGTACCGGCGAGTTCGGCGCCAAGGTCACGACGGCCTTGGCCGCGGCCAAGAAGGGGTCGGGGGCGGACGCGGAGGCCAAGTTTGTCCTCACGTTGGTGGTGGCCGGGACCCGAGCGGAGGAGGTTCGGGATTCTTTGGTCCGGATGACGGGCCTCTCGAACCGCGCGGAGGGGTCGATCGATGGGATCGTGATGGTATCCGAGAGCGGGATCGCCAAGGGCCAGGCAAGCTATCTCGGCGTGAATGTCGGGAGTCCTCGCGATATGGAGGATCTCCGGGGGATCCTGAACCCGGTGATGATGACGGAGCGACTCCAGCGGGCCGGCGTGGACCCGGTCGTGGCTCTCGGTGCGGTGGTGCCGCTCAGCTTGGAAACCCGGAAGGTGTCGGAGGGCAAGCTTACCAATGAGAGCGGGGGGGCGACCTTCGCGTTGGCGTACGCGATGGGGCTCATTCTCTACATCTCGTTGCTGCTCTACGGCACCCAGGTGATGTCGTCGGTGATCGAGGAGAAATCGAACCGGATCATGGAAATCCTGGTGTCGAGTTTGACGCCGTTTCAGTTGTTGCTCGGCAAGGTGGTCGGGGTGGGTCTGGTCAGTATGCTTCAGATCGGGGTGTGGACGACGGCGGCAAAGCTGCTACGGGACTTTCAGCCGCAGATCATGAAGGCCTTTGGGGTGTCGGCGGCAGCCGGCGGCGGGATGCCGTTCATGTTGCCGTCGATGCCCACCGACCTGTTGGTGATTTTCTTGATCTACTTTGCGCTCGGGTTCTTACTGTACTCGGCGGCCTACGCGGCCATCGGCTCGATGTGCACGACGATCCAAGAGACCCAACAGGCGCAAATGCCGGTGATGTTGTTCATCATCATGGGCCTGATGAGTATGTTCGCGTTGTTGAACGAGCCGAACGGCACCTTGGCGCGGGTTCTCAGTTTGATTCCCCCGCTCGCTCCGTTCGTTGTACCGGTCCGGCATTCGATCGCCCCGATTCCGATCGGGGAGTTGCTGCTGTCGATTGCCTCGACGGTGGCTGGCCTGCTGCTGATCGTATGGATGGCCGCCCGGATCTACCGGGTGGGGATCTTGTCGTACGGCAAGAAGGCCTCCGCCAAGGACTTGTGGCGCTGGGTTCGAGCCAGCTGA
- a CDS encoding SUF system NifU family Fe-S cluster assembly protein — protein sequence MSDLDELYQSLILDHNKSPRNFRQPTAVSGHAEGCNPLCGDVFNVWVEVQGGVVTDVSFLGQGCAISKASASMMTTTVKGKPLAEVRALFDRFHQVVTGKVSITGDDKKEARKALGCLSAFAGVSAFPIRVKCATLAWHAMMKAVEDGTGGRPDAV from the coding sequence GTGAGCGACCTCGATGAGTTGTATCAGTCCCTGATTCTCGACCACAACAAGTCGCCGAGGAATTTTCGGCAACCGACGGCAGTTTCCGGCCACGCCGAAGGTTGCAACCCGCTCTGCGGTGATGTCTTCAATGTGTGGGTCGAGGTTCAGGGCGGGGTGGTGACGGACGTCTCGTTTCTGGGCCAGGGTTGTGCGATTTCAAAGGCATCGGCGTCGATGATGACCACGACGGTCAAGGGGAAGCCCTTGGCCGAGGTCCGGGCGCTGTTTGATCGATTTCATCAGGTGGTTACCGGGAAGGTGTCGATAACCGGCGATGACAAGAAAGAAGCCCGAAAGGCCTTGGGCTGTTTGAGTGCGTTTGCGGGGGTGTCCGCGTTTCCGATTCGGGTGAAGTGTGCCACACTCGCGTGGCACGCCATGATGAAGGCCGTCGAGGACGGAACAGGGGGAAGACCAGATGCCGTATGA
- a CDS encoding ATP-binding cassette domain-containing protein: MAETVIAVNGVTKRFSGHTAVKNLSMTVARGGIFGLLGPNGAGKSTTIRMIMNIFMPDEGQVAVLGSTAGSRGLSSRIGYLPEERGLYPKMKVIDQIIFLAETKGIPRAVARKRAVEWLARLDLSDWTAKKVQDLSKGMQQKIQFIGALLHEPELVILDEPFSGLDPVNSKTMREIVVDIARQGRTVLFSTHIMEHAEKMCDHIVIIAHGEKRVDGTLAEIKREFGGQHVALTYTRNAERAARVLADRTLVSKVSDFGATAEVALAANESGDRLLEALVREGVGLSRFQVMEASLQSIFEARVGVDGARPFAIREES, translated from the coding sequence ATGGCGGAGACGGTAATTGCCGTCAACGGAGTAACCAAGCGGTTCTCGGGACATACGGCGGTGAAGAATCTGTCGATGACAGTGGCGCGAGGTGGGATCTTCGGTTTGCTGGGCCCGAACGGCGCGGGCAAGAGCACCACGATTCGGATGATCATGAACATCTTCATGCCCGACGAGGGTCAAGTGGCCGTGCTGGGATCGACCGCCGGGAGCCGCGGCCTTTCGTCCCGGATCGGGTATCTCCCTGAGGAGCGCGGATTGTACCCGAAAATGAAGGTGATTGATCAGATCATCTTCTTGGCGGAGACCAAGGGGATCCCGCGGGCGGTTGCCCGGAAACGGGCAGTGGAGTGGTTGGCGCGCCTCGATTTGAGTGATTGGACGGCCAAGAAAGTTCAAGATCTTTCGAAGGGGATGCAGCAGAAGATCCAGTTCATCGGGGCGCTTCTTCACGAGCCGGAGTTGGTCATCCTCGACGAGCCGTTCAGCGGCCTCGACCCGGTCAACAGCAAGACGATGCGGGAGATCGTGGTGGACATTGCCCGGCAGGGCCGGACCGTGTTGTTCTCCACGCATATCATGGAGCACGCGGAAAAAATGTGCGATCACATCGTGATCATCGCTCATGGGGAGAAGCGAGTGGATGGGACGTTGGCAGAGATCAAACGGGAGTTCGGAGGGCAGCACGTGGCTTTGACGTACACCAGGAATGCGGAACGGGCCGCGCGGGTGTTGGCGGACCGGACCCTGGTGTCGAAGGTATCGGATTTTGGGGCCACGGCCGAAGTGGCGTTGGCCGCCAACGAGTCGGGTGACCGGCTGCTCGAGGCGTTGGTTCGGGAAGGGGTGGGGCTTTCCCGATTCCAGGTCATGGAGGCGTCGCTGCAATCGATTTTCGAGGCGCGAGTCGGGGTCGACGGGGCCCGTCCGTTTGCCATCCGAGAGGAGTCGTAA
- a CDS encoding peptide deformylase — MTIHRIRLLGDPVLRARCEPITQPGSAAVRMIVDDLRDTLRDWQSRFGTGRGIAAPQIGAPVRIIYLEMDRPWPLINPEIVDIGTEDFSVWDDCFSFPNLLIRVHRAYRVRVRYQDLKGEFHEVDLEGDRAELLQHEIDHLDGVLAVDRAHGMDSFCLREEWNRWYTSRDRSGEPEPRHEQLTAHI; from the coding sequence ATGACTATCCATCGAATTCGACTCCTTGGAGACCCGGTCCTTCGGGCCCGATGTGAGCCAATTACCCAGCCCGGCTCCGCGGCCGTCCGAATGATCGTGGACGACCTTCGGGATACCCTCCGGGATTGGCAGTCCCGCTTCGGAACCGGCCGCGGCATTGCTGCGCCCCAAATCGGCGCTCCGGTCCGGATCATCTACCTCGAAATGGACCGCCCGTGGCCTCTGATCAACCCCGAGATCGTCGACATCGGCACCGAAGACTTTTCGGTCTGGGATGACTGTTTTTCTTTCCCGAATTTGCTGATCCGGGTCCACCGAGCGTATCGGGTTCGGGTCCGTTACCAAGACCTCAAGGGCGAATTTCACGAGGTCGATCTCGAGGGCGATCGGGCTGAGCTCCTCCAGCACGAAATCGACCACTTGGACGGGGTTCTGGCCGTGGATCGGGCGCACGGAATGGACTCATTCTGCCTAAGAGAGGAATGGAACCGTTGGTACACCTCCCGCGATCGCTCTGGAGAGCCCGAACCACGCCATGAGCAATTGACGGCCCATATCTGA
- a CDS encoding ferredoxin family protein, which yields MTYIITEACIGVKDRACVDVCPVDCIYEGEDQLFIHPDECIDCGACEPECPVSAIFPEEEVPENMAPSIAKNKEVFTSPTPPGRPKQ from the coding sequence ATGACGTACATCATCACAGAAGCGTGTATCGGAGTGAAGGATCGGGCCTGCGTCGACGTTTGCCCGGTTGATTGCATCTACGAGGGAGAAGACCAGCTCTTCATCCACCCGGACGAGTGCATTGACTGCGGTGCCTGCGAGCCCGAATGTCCGGTCAGCGCGATCTTCCCCGAGGAAGAGGTGCCCGAGAACATGGCCCCCTCGATCGCGAAAAACAAAGAGGTATTCACCTCCCCGACGCCACCCGGCCGGCCCAAGCAGTAA
- a CDS encoding BrxA/BrxB family bacilliredoxin, with product MPYEERLVGPMRAELTGLGVKELRTVAEVDQVLGDPAGTQLVFVNSVCGCAAGSARPGLARALQGPVTPASVFTVFAGQDLEATARARSYFADYQPSSPSVALLKDGAVVYFLHRYQIEGRGPEAIAAELNAAFSAHCVA from the coding sequence ATGCCGTATGAGGAACGTTTGGTGGGGCCGATGCGGGCGGAATTGACCGGATTGGGCGTGAAGGAACTTCGGACGGTCGCCGAGGTTGACCAGGTCCTTGGTGATCCTGCCGGGACTCAACTGGTATTCGTGAATTCGGTGTGCGGGTGCGCCGCCGGCTCGGCTCGGCCGGGGCTGGCGCGCGCGCTGCAGGGTCCGGTGACACCGGCCAGTGTGTTCACCGTGTTTGCCGGCCAGGATTTGGAGGCCACGGCCCGGGCGAGGAGTTACTTCGCTGACTATCAGCCGAGTTCGCCGTCCGTCGCATTGTTGAAGGACGGTGCGGTGGTGTATTTCCTCCACCGCTATCAGATCGAGGGGCGGGGTCCCGAGGCGATCGCCGCGGAGCTGAATGCGGCGTTTTCCGCTCATTGTGTAGCCTAG
- the sufS gene encoding SufS family cysteine desulfurase gives MPDAVVTGAAPAATGARWDPLAVRGDFPMLARSVRGHPIAYLDNAATALKPDAVVDALLVYYREMTANVARGVHSTSQDATERYESVRALAARFMGAAGAHEIVFTAGTTASINLVAQSYGRSVLRAGDEIFVTEMEHHSNLVPWQLVAEQTGARIRAIPCTDRGELDLDWFERERSDRTKIVAICHVSNVLGTVVPVARVAALAHEMGAICVVDGAQGAPHLEIDVQALGCDFYAYSVHKLFGPTGLGVLHGQSRILERMPPWQGGGGMIAHVEISRSTYAPPPARFEAGTPPIGEVFGLGAVIEYLATWDRESARRYEDGLVAQAVERLEGLDGVRVHGQATPKVGVVSFSVDGVHPHDVGTALDAHGVAVRAGHHCAQPLMAKLGVTSTVRASFAPYNTAAEVDALVAGVAAAQKVFGR, from the coding sequence ATGCCGGATGCGGTGGTAACCGGGGCGGCCCCTGCGGCAACCGGCGCTCGGTGGGATCCGCTGGCCGTCCGGGGTGATTTTCCGATGCTGGCTCGGTCGGTCAGAGGGCATCCGATTGCCTATCTCGACAACGCTGCGACGGCTCTCAAACCGGACGCGGTGGTCGACGCGTTACTAGTGTATTACCGGGAGATGACCGCCAACGTTGCCCGAGGCGTGCATTCGACCAGCCAAGACGCTACGGAGCGCTATGAGTCGGTGCGGGCGCTGGCCGCTCGGTTCATGGGTGCCGCCGGTGCGCATGAAATCGTATTCACCGCCGGGACCACGGCCAGCATCAACCTCGTGGCGCAGAGCTATGGCCGGTCGGTGCTGCGGGCCGGCGACGAAATCTTTGTCACCGAGATGGAACACCACTCGAATCTGGTGCCGTGGCAGTTGGTGGCCGAGCAAACGGGGGCCCGGATTCGGGCGATTCCCTGTACCGATCGGGGCGAGTTGGATCTGGACTGGTTCGAGCGGGAGCGGTCGGATCGCACCAAGATCGTCGCCATCTGCCACGTGTCTAATGTGCTTGGGACGGTCGTGCCCGTGGCCAGGGTGGCGGCGCTGGCGCACGAGATGGGGGCGATTTGTGTGGTGGATGGGGCCCAAGGGGCGCCCCATCTCGAAATCGACGTGCAGGCGCTTGGTTGTGATTTTTACGCCTATTCGGTTCACAAACTGTTCGGACCGACCGGCTTGGGGGTCCTCCATGGGCAGAGCCGGATCTTGGAGCGGATGCCGCCCTGGCAGGGCGGCGGGGGAATGATCGCACACGTCGAAATTTCGCGATCGACGTACGCCCCGCCTCCGGCCCGATTTGAGGCGGGGACTCCGCCGATCGGCGAGGTGTTTGGCCTCGGGGCGGTCATCGAGTATCTGGCCACGTGGGATCGGGAATCAGCCCGGCGTTACGAAGACGGATTAGTGGCGCAGGCCGTGGAACGGCTGGAGGGGCTCGATGGGGTCCGCGTTCATGGTCAGGCAACGCCGAAGGTAGGGGTGGTGAGTTTTTCGGTGGATGGCGTCCACCCGCACGACGTGGGGACGGCGCTCGACGCCCATGGCGTGGCGGTCCGGGCGGGGCACCATTGCGCCCAGCCGCTGATGGCCAAGCTCGGGGTAACCTCCACGGTTCGGGCCTCCTTTGCGCCCTACAACACCGCCGCTGAGGTGGATGCGCTCGTGGCCGGTGTCGCGGCGGCCCAAAAGGTCTTCGGGCGGTGA
- a CDS encoding dienelactone hydrolase family protein: MGEIVRYPANGHSTTGYLAKPASGIGPGILVIPEWWGLVDHITAVADRFAAAGYVALAPDFYDGETTQSPDAAAKLFMALNIDRAGADLRGGADYLLACSKSLSGKVGALGFCMGGQLALYAGMAYPDRIGCVVDFYGIHPKVPIDPARLRVPVLGHFGTRDGSIPAAAIADLAEAVNRAGGQFAPHYYEADHAFFNDTRPQVYHPEAARLAWERTVAFLRLHLG; the protein is encoded by the coding sequence ATGGGCGAGATCGTCAGATATCCGGCCAACGGCCACTCAACCACCGGCTACTTGGCCAAGCCGGCGTCTGGAATCGGCCCCGGGATCCTCGTCATCCCGGAGTGGTGGGGCTTAGTCGACCACATCACCGCAGTGGCCGATCGGTTCGCCGCCGCTGGATATGTTGCCTTGGCGCCCGATTTCTACGACGGTGAAACCACTCAGAGTCCTGATGCGGCGGCGAAGCTCTTTATGGCGCTCAACATCGACCGAGCAGGAGCCGACCTCCGCGGCGGAGCCGATTACCTGCTCGCCTGCTCAAAGAGCCTGTCCGGCAAGGTCGGCGCACTGGGGTTCTGCATGGGGGGCCAACTCGCGCTCTACGCGGGAATGGCATACCCAGACCGAATCGGGTGCGTGGTCGACTTCTACGGGATTCACCCCAAGGTCCCGATCGACCCAGCCCGCCTCCGGGTCCCGGTGCTCGGTCATTTTGGCACCCGAGACGGTTCCATCCCGGCCGCGGCCATCGCCGACCTAGCCGAGGCAGTCAACCGAGCAGGGGGACAATTCGCACCCCATTACTACGAGGCCGACCACGCCTTCTTCAACGACACCCGACCCCAAGTCTACCACCCTGAGGCGGCCCGATTAGCTTGGGAGCGAACCGTGGCATTCCTCCGCCTGCACTTGGGCTAA
- the sufC gene encoding Fe-S cluster assembly ATPase SufC: MRSRLRSCWGSVSKAASDRSSAVAPLLEIKNLRAGVADKEILKGINLVVNAGEVHAIMGPNGSGKSTLAQVVAGHPAYEVTGGQILFGGIDLSELEPEERAQAGVFLAFQYPVEIPGVTNAYFLRAAYNALRKSRGLEEMDPIDFIDLLEEKLKLVEWGAEIMQRAVNAGFSGGEKKRNEILQMAVLEPKLALLDETDSGLDIDALRIVANGVNALKRPDNAYVVVTHYQRLLNHIVPDFVHVLADGQIIKSGGKSLALELEAKGYEWLTGVAEAVT; encoded by the coding sequence TTGCGGTCGAGGCTCAGAAGCTGTTGGGGATCAGTCTCGAAGGCAGCGTCGGATAGGAGCAGTGCAGTGGCACCTCTACTCGAAATCAAGAATCTCCGGGCCGGTGTGGCCGACAAGGAGATCCTCAAAGGAATCAATCTCGTCGTCAACGCCGGCGAGGTTCACGCGATCATGGGTCCGAATGGCTCCGGGAAGAGCACGCTCGCCCAGGTCGTTGCGGGCCACCCGGCCTACGAGGTCACTGGCGGGCAAATCCTGTTCGGCGGAATCGATCTCAGCGAACTGGAGCCCGAAGAGCGGGCTCAAGCCGGCGTGTTCTTGGCATTCCAGTATCCGGTGGAAATTCCGGGTGTGACCAATGCCTATTTCCTCCGAGCTGCCTACAATGCGCTTCGGAAGTCTCGGGGGTTGGAGGAAATGGACCCGATCGACTTCATCGACCTCCTCGAGGAGAAGCTCAAGCTGGTCGAGTGGGGCGCGGAGATCATGCAGCGGGCCGTCAACGCGGGTTTCTCTGGCGGTGAGAAGAAACGGAACGAGATTCTCCAAATGGCCGTGCTCGAGCCCAAACTCGCCTTGCTGGATGAGACGGACTCGGGGCTCGACATCGACGCCCTTCGGATCGTGGCCAACGGGGTGAACGCACTCAAGCGTCCCGATAATGCGTATGTGGTCGTGACTCATTATCAGCGGCTCCTCAACCATATCGTCCCGGATTTCGTTCATGTTTTGGCGGACGGACAGATCATCAAGTCGGGCGGCAAATCGTTGGCCTTGGAACTCGAGGCCAAGGGCTATGAGTGGCTCACCGGGGTAGCCGAGGCCGTGACGTGA
- the sufB gene encoding Fe-S cluster assembly protein SufB: MSESVETLINREYQWGFVTDIESESLPPGLNEDVIRLISAKKNEPAFLLEWRLKAYRSWLKMSEPHWPNVTYPPIDYQRIVYYSAPKTTKPLGSLDDVDPKLLETYTKLGIPLTEQKILSGVAVDAVFDSVSVGTSYKKQLGEMGIIFCSFSEAVREHPDLVRKYLGSVVPTSDNFFAALNSAVFTDGSFVYIPKGVRCPMDLSTYFRINAANTGQFERTLIIADEGAYVSYLEGCTAPKRDENQLHAAVVELVALEGATIKYSTVQNWYAGDEDGKGGIYNFVTKRGKCAGDRSKISWTQVETGSAITWKYPSVILQGDHSIGEFYSVAVVNGRQQADTGTKMIHIGRNTKSTVVSKGISAGRGQNSYRGLVKMMPRSDGARNYTQCDSMLIGNRCGAHTFPYIDVQNRTAAVEHEASTSKIGEDQMFYLRQRGLNTENAISIIVNGFCKEVFRELPMEFAVEAQKLLGISLEGSVG; the protein is encoded by the coding sequence GTGAGCGAGTCGGTCGAGACCTTGATCAACCGGGAATATCAGTGGGGGTTCGTGACGGACATCGAGTCCGAATCGCTCCCGCCGGGTCTCAACGAGGACGTCATCCGTCTGATTTCGGCCAAGAAGAACGAGCCTGCCTTTTTGCTGGAATGGCGGCTCAAGGCCTATCGGAGTTGGCTCAAGATGTCGGAGCCGCATTGGCCGAACGTCACGTATCCTCCGATCGATTATCAGCGGATTGTCTACTACTCGGCTCCCAAGACCACCAAGCCGCTCGGCAGCCTCGACGACGTTGATCCGAAGCTGTTGGAGACCTACACGAAGCTTGGGATTCCACTCACCGAACAAAAGATCCTTTCCGGCGTCGCGGTCGATGCCGTGTTCGACAGCGTGTCGGTCGGCACCAGCTACAAGAAGCAGCTCGGCGAGATGGGAATCATCTTTTGCTCGTTCTCCGAGGCGGTGCGCGAGCACCCTGACCTGGTTCGGAAGTACCTCGGGTCAGTGGTGCCGACGAGCGACAATTTCTTCGCGGCCCTCAATTCGGCGGTCTTCACCGACGGGTCCTTCGTGTACATCCCGAAGGGAGTCCGTTGCCCGATGGACCTCTCGACCTACTTCCGGATCAACGCGGCCAACACCGGACAGTTCGAGCGGACCCTGATCATCGCGGACGAAGGGGCCTACGTCAGCTATCTCGAGGGATGCACCGCTCCCAAACGGGACGAGAACCAGCTCCATGCGGCTGTGGTAGAACTGGTGGCACTCGAGGGGGCCACGATCAAGTACTCAACGGTTCAGAACTGGTATGCCGGGGACGAAGACGGCAAGGGCGGGATCTACAACTTCGTGACGAAACGAGGGAAGTGTGCGGGCGACCGCAGCAAGATCTCCTGGACGCAGGTCGAAACCGGTTCTGCGATTACCTGGAAGTACCCATCGGTGATCCTGCAAGGCGATCATTCGATCGGGGAGTTCTACTCGGTGGCGGTGGTCAACGGGCGGCAGCAGGCCGATACCGGAACCAAGATGATCCACATTGGGCGGAACACCAAGAGCACGGTTGTGTCGAAAGGCATCTCGGCGGGACGGGGCCAGAATAGTTATCGCGGGTTGGTGAAAATGATGCCGCGGTCGGACGGGGCTCGCAACTACACCCAGTGTGACTCGATGTTGATCGGGAATCGCTGTGGCGCCCACACGTTTCCGTATATCGACGTCCAGAATCGGACCGCCGCGGTTGAACACGAGGCCTCGACATCGAAGATCGGCGAAGATCAGATGTTCTACCTGAGGCAGCGAGGGCTCAACACGGAGAACGCAATTTCCATCATCGTCAACGGGTTCTGCAAAGAGGTCTTCCGCGAGCTCCCAATGGAGTTTGCGGTCGAGGCTCAGAAGCTGTTGGGGATCAGTCTCGAAGGCAGCGTCGGATAG